In a single window of the Nicotiana tomentosiformis chromosome 10, ASM39032v3, whole genome shotgun sequence genome:
- the LOC138900432 gene encoding uncharacterized protein, with translation MPLSPGKKPIGCKWAYKVKYKDDGNVERFNARLLLNVNNAFLHGDLDEEVFMKLPPGYSVPSLSTSDQSRKFVLDLLADFHCSDVSHVLYPLELSAKLKGGKRSVSDYCVFFSGGLVVWKSKKQHVVSMSSIEAKYKAMSKDVPELAWLSHFYLIWLADIFTKALSAAHHYFLSKLGFLSPSSLREGVRNIPSSPD, from the exons ATGCCTTTATCTCCTGGTAAGAAGCCAATTGGGTGTAAGTGGGCTTACAAGGTCAAATATAAGGATGATGGTAATGTTGAGAGGTTTAATGCTAGACTGTTG CTTAATGTTAACAATGCATTTTTGCATGGGGACTTGGATGAGGAAGTTTTCATGAAACTCCCTCCTGGCTATTCTGTTCCTTCATTATCTACCTCTGACCAATCG AGGAAGTTTGTTCTTGATCTATTGGCTGACTTTCACTGCTCAGATGTCTCTCATGTCCTTTATCCTCTTGAATTGTCTGCCAAGCTTAAGGGTGgaaa GAGGTCTGTGAGTGATTATTGTGTGTTTTTCAGTGGCGGCCTTGTGGTCTGGAAGTCTAAAAAGCAACATGTTGTTTCCATGTCCTCTATTGAAGCTAAATACAAGGCTATGAGCAAAGATGTGCCTGAACTAGCTTGGTTGTCTCATTTTTATCTGATTTGG CTGGCTGACATTTTTACTAAGGCTCTATCTGCTGCTCATCATTATTTCCTTTCCAAGTTAGGGTTTTTATCACCCTCCAGCTTGAGGGAGGGTGTTagaaatataccatcaagtcctgaTTAG
- the LOC117274763 gene encoding uncharacterized protein produces the protein MLVGLSIRNKLDFIHGTIKKPHEGSPLMRQWQRCNDLVVAWLANSVTKQQIHRTVMYSEYAKDIWRELETRYGKVDGARVFELKRELAHISQGDLDIASYFNKIKQLWDELASISESKCTCGGGVKASPVFDGTE, from the coding sequence ATGCTGGTTGGCCTTTCCATTAGAAATAAACTGGATTTCATCCATGGGACTATTAAGAAACCTCACGAGGGATCTCCTCTCATGCGACAATGGCAGAGATGCAATGATCTAGTTGTTGCATGGCTTGCCAACTCTGTTACTAAGCAACAAATCCATCGCACAGTCATGTATTCTGAATATGCCAAGGATATTTGGAGGGAATTAGAGACTAGGTATGGGAAAGTCGATGGAGCTAGAGTTTTTGAGTTAAAAAGAGAATTAGCTCACATTTCTCAAGGGGATCTTGACATTGCCTCctatttcaacaaaataaagcAACTCTGGGATGAGTTAGCTTCTATTTCTGAGAGTAAGTGTACTTGTGGTGGTGGTGTCAAGGCTTCACCAGTTTTTGATGGGACTGAATGA